A genome region from Candidatus Woesearchaeota archaeon includes the following:
- a CDS encoding transcriptional regulator, whose amino-acid sequence MVKKFLLPQEIEVYYIIPTIKRYLTQYLKESGMKQKDIAKLLQIQEATVSQYLSNKRGHQINFDSAIEQEIKKSSTRINDMSSYICEIQRLLKIIRHSKTLCNIHKQFSTVPSTCTAAEMGCNT is encoded by the coding sequence ATGGTTAAGAAATTCCTGTTGCCACAAGAAATTGAAGTCTACTACATCATACCCACCATTAAACGCTACCTCACACAGTACTTAAAAGAATCAGGTATGAAGCAAAAAGACATAGCAAAACTTCTCCAAATTCAAGAAGCAACCGTCTCGCAATACCTCTCAAATAAACGAGGCCACCAAATAAACTTCGACTCCGCTATTGAACAAGAAATCAAGAAGAGCTCCACGCGCATTAACGATATGAGTTCCTATATCTGCGAGATTCAGCGCTTACTCAAAATCATTAGACATTCAAAGACTCTGTGCAACATCCACAAGCAGTTTTCCACCGTTCCTTCCACATGTACTGCAGCAGAAATGGGGTGTAATACATGA